A DNA window from Setaria viridis chromosome 2, Setaria_viridis_v4.0, whole genome shotgun sequence contains the following coding sequences:
- the LOC117842097 gene encoding FCS-Like Zinc finger 6: MMVGKRERDCKNPMRRTTSMTEFAPPDVLAAVAEDEEAQLPDNNHRGGAGGQDWLSAFGGGASGTAAQEDWLAAYRARAAPARAGLRRNSADYSVVETAAFLRACGLCRRRLGPGRDTFMYKGEAAFCSLECRERHITQEEWKDKCTVKSINNKDAAAGAAPVAGRRAGSGKPGAGGTVAAA, from the exons atgatggtggGGAAGAGGGAGAGGGACTGCAAGAACCCGATGCGGCGGACCACGAGCATGACGGAGTTCGCGCCGCCGGAcgtgctggcggcggtggcggaggacgaggaggcccaGCTGCCCGACAACAaccaccgcggcggcgccggagggcaGGACTGGCTGTCcgcgttcggcggcggcgccagtggCACCGCTGCGCAGGAGGACTGGCTGGCGGCGTACCGCGCGCGCgcagcgccggcgcgggcggggctgCGGCGGAACTCCGCCGACTACTCCGTCGTCGAGACCGCCGCTTTCCTCCGCGCCTGCgggctctgccgccgccgcctcggccccggCCGCGACACCTTCATGTACAA GGGCGAGGCGGCGTTCTGCAGCCTGGAGTGCCGGGAGCGGCACATCACGCAGGAGGAGTGGAAGGACAAGTGCACCGTGAAGTCCATCAACAACAAGgacgcggccgcgggggcggcgccggtcgccggccgccgcgccggctccGGCAAGCCCGGGGCCGGCGGCACGGTGGCCGCGGCATGA